The following proteins are encoded in a genomic region of Corylus avellana chromosome ca4, CavTom2PMs-1.0:
- the LOC132177478 gene encoding DEAD-box ATP-dependent RNA helicase 21-like, whose protein sequence is MKRSVEDVSAITTATTAAAKKPVFLTKAQREELALKRRQQEADQLHHRRQELLSSLGRPSDVSTSTSNHDSKPSDSDRLRDRDRDRDRDRDRDRDRDRDRDRDRDRDRDRRDRERDRDREFERRSHRERDREEEARARERERARLEKLAERERDKELDAIKEQYLGSKKPKKRVIKPSEKFRFSFDWENTEDTSRDMNALYQNPHEAQLLFGRGFRAGVDRREQKKLAAKNEKEMREEIRRKDGVEERPEEAAAQKLKEQAADLYDTFDMRVDRHWSEKKLEEMTERDWRIFREDFNISYKGSKIPRPMRAWAESKLSPELLKAVEKAGYKKPSPIQMAAIPLGMQQRDVIGIAETGSGKTAAFVLPMLTYITRLPPMSEENEAEGPYAVVMAPTRELAQQIEEETNKFAKHLGIKVVSIVGGQSIEEQGFRIRQGCEVVIATPGRLIDCLERRYAVLNQCNYVVLDEADRMIDMGFEPQVVGVLDAMPSSNLKPENEDEELDEKKIYRTTYMFSATMPPAVERLARKYLRNPVVVTIGTAGKATELISQHVNMVKESEKFYRLQRLLDELGDRTAIVFVNTKKNADNVAKNLDKAGYRVTTLHGGKSQEQREISLEGFRTKRFNVLVATDVAGRGIDIPDVAHVINYDMPGNIEMYTHRIGRTGRAGKTGVATTFLTLHDTDVFYDLKQMLIQNNSPVPPELARHEASKFKPGSIPDRPPRRNDTVFAH, encoded by the coding sequence ATGAAACGTTCAGTCGAAGACGTTTCCGCCATAACCACCGCCACCACCGCCGCCGCCAAGAAGCCAGTCTTCCTTACCAAAGCCCAGCGCGAAGAATTGGCCCTCAAACGCCGTCAACAAGAAGCCGATCAACTCCACCATCGCCGTCAAGAGCTCCTCTCCTCCCTTGGCCGCCCCTCTGACGTCTCCACCTCTACTTCCAACCATGACTCCAAGCCCTCCGATTCAGACCGCCTCCGCGACCGCGACCGCGACAGGGACCGCGACCGTGACCGCGACCGGGACCGCGACCGGGACCGCGACCGTGACCGTGACCGTGACCGTGACCGACGCGATCGAGAGCGCGACCGGGACCGTGAGTTTGAGCGGCGGAGCCATCGCGAGAGGGATCGCGAAGAGGAGGCTAGGGCTCGCGAGCGCGAACGTGCACGCTTAGAGAAATTGGCGGAGCGAGAGCGTGACAAGGAGCTGGATGCCATCAAGGAGCAGTACCTGGGGTCGAAGAAGCCCAAGAAGCGGGTCATCAAACCGAGCGAGAAATTCCGCTTCTCTTTCGATTGGGAGAACACGGAGGACACCTCCCGCGACATGAACGCTCTCTACCAAAACCCTCACGAGGCCCAGCTCTTGTTCGGACGGGGCTTCCGTGCCGGAGTGGACCGCCGCGAGCAGAAGAAGCTAGCCGCCAAGAATGAGAAGGAGATGCGGGAGGAGATTCGCCGAAAGGATGGCGTGGAGGAGAGGCCCGAAGAGGCGGCGGCGCAGAAGCTCAAGGAACAAGCCGCTGATCTCTACGACACCTTCGACATGAGGGTGGATCGCCACTGGAGCGAGAAGAAGCTGGAGGAGATGACCGAGAGagactggagaatattcaggGAGGACTTCAACATCTCCTACAAGGGCTCCAAGATCCCTCGACCCATGAGGGCTTGGGCCGAGAGCAAACTGAGTCCCGAGCTGTTGAAGGCGGTGGAGAAAGCGGGGTACAAGAAGCCCTCCCCCATACAGATGGCGGCCATTCCGCTCGGTATGCAACAGCGCGATGTGATTGGGATTGCGGAGACTGGCTCTGGTAAGACTGCTGCTTTTGTTCTTCCCATGCTTACATACATTACCAGGCTTCCTCCCATGAGTGAAGAGAACGAGGCCGAAGGCCCTTATGCCGTTGTAATGGCTCCCACCCGCGAGCTTGCGCAGCAGATTGAGGAGGAGACTAACAAGTTCGCCAAGCATTTGGGGATCAAAGTGGTATCCATTGTTGGCGGTCAGTCCATTGAGGAGCAGGGTTTTAGGATTAGGCAAGGTTGTGAGGTTGTCATTGCTACGCCGGGACGTTTGATTGATTGCTTGGAGAGGCGCTATGCGGTTCTGAATCAGTGCAACTATGTTGTTCTTGATGAGGCCGATCGCATGATTGATATGGGTTTCGAGCCACAGGTTGTGGGTGTCTTGGATGCCATGCCTTCTAGCAATTTGAAGCCCGAGAACGAAGATGAAGAGCTTGATGAGAAGAAGATTTACAGAACCACATATATGTTCAGTGCCACCATGCCGCCTGCTGTGGAGCGCCTTGCGAGAAAGTATTTGAGAAACCCTGTGGTGGTAACGATAGGCACTGCTGGAAAGGCCACTGAATTGATATCCCAGCACGTGAACATGGTGAAGGAATCGGAGAAGTTTTATAGGTTACAGAGATTGCTTGACGAACTTGGCGATAGGACTGCAATTGTCTTTGTGAACACTAAGAAGAATGCAGATAACGTTGCGAAGAACTTGGATAAGGCAGGCTACCGTGTGACAACTTTGCATGGTGGGAAGTCACAGGAGCAGAGGGAAATTAGCCTCGAGGGTTTTAGGACCAAGAGATTCAATGTCCTTGTTGCCACTGATGTCGCAGGACGTGGAATTGACATACCTGATGTGGCCCATGTCATAAATTATGATATGCCTGGGAATATTGAGATGTACACGCATCGTATTGGACGAACGGGCCGTGCGGGCAAGACTGGTGTGGCCACAACATTCTTGACTCTTCATGACACTGATGTCTTTTATGATCTCAAGCAGATGCTTATCCAGAATAATAGTCCTGTTCCTCCTGAGCTTGCAAGGCACGAGGCTTCCAAGTTCAAGCCGGGTTCAATTCCTGATAGACCACCAAGACGCAATGACACTGTTTTTGCTCATTGA
- the LOC132178497 gene encoding potassium transporter 5-like, with protein sequence MAEKVVEVEEGAETTQVERKLKERKVSWAKLRRVDSLNLEAGRFSLSQSHASKVNWKTTLSLALQSLGVVYGDIGTSPLYALSSTFNHGIGNVEDVLGVLSLFIYTIALIPMLKYVFIVLWANDNGDGGTFALYSLVCRYAKVSLIPNHQPEDTELSNYRLETPSNQLKRARKIKEKLENSKTAQLALFIVTIAGTSMVIGDGVLTPSISVLSAVSGIKSLGQDAVVGISVAILILIFSVQRFGTDKVGFAFAPVILLWFAFISGIGLYNLFKYNLGVLRAFNPMYIIHYFKRNGKQGWISLGGVFLCITGTEAMFADLGHFNVRAIQISFTCVTFPALLATYSGQAAYLTKFPQNVSDTFYKSVPDPIYWPTFVIAVAATIIASQAMISGAFSIISQSLALGCFPRVKVVHTSAEYEGQVYIPEINYMLMVACVIVTAAFKTTEKIGHAYGIAVVSVMVITTCMITLIMLVIWKTSIWWIALFFLVFGSIEVLYLSSVLYKFPQGGFLPLVFALFLMTIMGIWHYVHKRRYMFELRNKVSSDYVKELATNPNISRVPGIGLLYSELVQGIPPIFPHFIANIPSIHSVLVFVSIKSIPISKVAAEERFLFRHVGARDYRMFRCIARYGYNDVIKEAKDFELQLVDHLKEFIRLEQFMLEGETGEQMAEPVNIQHSSILAKDKKARGSSRSTIHVEESLGQPHPSGVSSGSIQSFNAGSLTNSSNRIISAPIQGVEEEMQFVQKQMENGVVYLLGEAEVVAEQKSSLLKKIVVNYAYNFLRKNFRQGGKVMAIPRSRLLRVGMTYEI encoded by the exons ATGGCAGAGAAGGTGGTGGAGGTGGAAGAAGGAGCAGAGACAACACAAGTGGAAAGGAAGCTGAAAGAGCGAAAGGTATCATGGGCAAAGCTGCGGCGCGTAGACTCCCTCAATTTGGAGGCCGGAAGATTCTCTCTTTCACAAAGCCACGCCTCCAAG gTAAATTGGAAGACAACGTTGAGTTTAGCATTACAGAGCCTTGGGGTGGTATATGGGGACATAGGGACATCTCCGCTCTATGCGTTATCCAGCACTTTCAACCATGGGATTGGCAACGTAGAGGACGTACTTGGGGTGTTGTCCCTCTTCATTTATACCATAGCACTCATACCCATGCTTAAGTATGTTTTCATTGTCCTCTGGGCCAACGACAATGGTGAtg GTGGAACATTTGCACTATATTCTTTGGTATGCAGGTATGCAAAGGTAAGCTTAATTCCAAATCACCAGCCAGAGGACACGGAGCTGTCCAACTACAGACTAGAAACGCCATCCAACCAGTTGAAACGGGCTcgaaaaatcaaagagaagctGGAGAATAGTAAAACTGCCCAGCTTGCGCTCTTTATTGTCACCATCGCGGGAACTTCTATGGTTATTGGGGATGGGGTACTTACTCCCTCTATTTCGG TCCTTTCTGCGGTTAGCGGGATCAAATCCCTAGGCCAAG ATGCTGTTGTGGGAATTTCAGTAGCAATCTTGATCCTTATCTTTTCGGTTCAGCGATTTGGCACTGATAAAGTGGGCTTCGCATTTGCCCCTGTCATCTTATTGTGGTTTGCCTTCATCAGTGGCATTGGTCTTTacaaccttttcaaatataacttGGGTGTCTTACGTGCTTTCAACCCAATGTACATTATACATTACTTTAAACGAAATGGTAAGCAAGGATGGATTTCCCTTGGTGGAGTTTTTCTGTGCATAACAG GTACCGAGGCCATGTTTGCTGACCTAGGTCACTTCAACGTCCGTGCAATTCAA ATAAGTTTCACTTGCGTTACATTTCCTGCATTATTAGCTACATATAGCGGACAAGCAGCATACCTCACCAAATTCCCTCAGAATGTGTCAGATACTTTCTACAAGTCTGTACCAG ACCCAATATACTGGCCAACTTTCGTTATTGCTGTAGCCGCAACCATTATTGCCAGCCAAGCTATGATATCTGGGGCGTTTTCAATTATATCTCAGTCCCTAGCTCTAGGTTGTTTTCCAAGAGTTAAGGTTGTTCATACATCTGCCGAGTACGAGGGTCAGGTTTACATTCCCGAGATCAACTACATGCTTATGGTAGCTTGTGTTATTGTCACTGCAGCCTTCAAGACCACAGAGAAGATCGGCCATGCATATG GAATTGCCGTTGTAAGCGTAATGGTGATCACAACATGTATGATCACTTTAATAATGCTAGTTATATGGAAGACAAGCATATGGTGGATCGCTCTCTTCTTTCTAGTGTTTGGTTCCATAGAGGTTTTGTATCTATCATCTGTCCTATACAAATTCCCACAAGGTGGCTTCCTTCCGTTGGTTTTTGCTTTGTTCCTGATGACAATCATGGGGATTTGGCATTATGTACACAAGAGAAGATACATGTTTGAGCTCAGGAACAAGGTTTCTAGTGATTACGTAAAAGAATTGGCCACCAACCCAAATATTAGCCGAGTGCCAGGAATAGGGCTTCTGTACTCTGAGCTTGTACAGGGCATTCCTCCAATATTTCCTCACTTTATCGCCAACATACCATCCATCCATTCTGTTCTGGTATTTGTCTCAATTAAGTCCATTCCAATTAGTAAAGTTGCAGCAGAGGAGAGGTTTCTGTTCCGACATGTTGGGGCAAGAGACTACAGGATGTTCCGCTGCATTGCAAGGTATGGTTACAACGATGTGATAAAGGAAGCCAAGGATTTCGAGCTCCAATTAGTAGACCATTTGAAAGAATTCATCCGCCTCGAACAATTCATGCTTGAAGGAGAGACTGGGGAACAAATGGCTGAGCCAGTCAACATCCAGCATTCCAGTATATTAGCGAAAGATAAAAAAGCAAGAGGATCAAGTCGATCAACCATCCACGTTGAAGAATCACTAGGACAGCCTCACCCATCTGGTGTGTCATCAGGTTCCATTCAGTCATTCAATGCGGGAAGCTTAACAAATTCTTCTAACCGAATTATTTCTGCTCCGATCCAGGGAGTTGAAGAGGAGATGCAGTTTGTGCAGAAGCAGATGGAGAATGGTGTGGTTTATCTCCTGGGAGAAGCAGAAGTGGTGGCAGAGCAGAAATCATCCTTGCTGAAGAAGATAGTTGTCAACTATGCGTATAATTTCTTGAGGAAAAACTTTAGGCAAGGGGGGAAAGTAATGGCAATTCCACGTTCGAGGCTTCTCAGGGTTGGAATGACATATGAGATATAA
- the LOC132179788 gene encoding potassium transporter 5-like — protein sequence MAEEAVETRETEITVEGKNMQERKISWPKLRRVDSLNLEAGRVSTLQTHASKVSWKRTLSLAFQSLGVIYGDIGTSPLYVFSSTFTNGSIEHQDDTIGVLSLIIYTIALLPMLKYIFIVLRANDNGDGGTFALYSLICRYAKVSLIPNQQPEDRGLSNYRLETPSNQLRRASKIKEKLENTKTAQVLLFLVTIMGTSMVIGDGVLTPSISVLSAVGGINSLGKNAVVGVSVAILIVLFSVQRFGTDKVGFSFAPIIFVWFLFIGGIGLYNLFKYDLGVLRAFNPAYIITYLKRNRKQGWISLGGVFLCITGTEAMFADLGHFNVRAVQISFSSITFPALIAAYSGQAAYLRKFPGSVSNTFYDSIPDPIYWPTFVVAVAAAIIASQAMISGAFAILSQSQSLGCFPRLKIVHTSAKYEGQVYIPEANYTLMIACVIVTLAFKTTDKIGNAYGIAVVSVMLITTSMLTLIMLVIWKTSIWWIALFFVVFGSIEGVYLSAVLYKFTQGGFLPLVFAFVLMTIMAIWHYVHVERYTFELRNKVSRDFIEKLATNPDINRVPGIGLLYSELVQGIPPIFPHFISNIPSIHSVLVFVSIKPIPISKVALEERFLFRQVEPRDYHMFRCVVRYGYNDVVEEPKEFERQLVEELKQFVHHQHFMLEVEGGTTTTTDHQMGEPQKDGKPTTLHVVEELLQQQPNPSRISTGSNSIVRSVNVAKSTNSSNTVNISVPIQGVEEEIKFVQKAMESGVVYLLGEAEVVAEQKSSLFKKIVVNYAYNFLRKNFRQGEKVLSIPHTRLLRVGMTYEI from the exons ATGGCAGAGGAAGCGGTTGAGACGAGAGAAACGGAAATAACAGTGGAGGGGAAGAACATGCAAGAGCGAAAGATATCATGGCCAAAGCTGCGCCGGGTGGACTCCTTGAATTTAGAGGCTGGAAGAGTTTCCACCTTGCAAACTCATGCCTCCAAG GTGAGTTGGAAGAGGACGTTAAGTTTAGCATTTCAGAGTCTAGGGGTGATATACGGTGACATAGGGACGTCACCACTTTATGTGTTCTCCAGTACCTTCACTAATGGTAGTATTGAGCACCAAGATGACACTATTGGAGTGTTGTCCCTCATCATCTACACCATAGCGCTCCTACCCATGCTCAAGTATATCTTTATTGTCTTGAGGGCAAATGACAACGGCGATG GTGGAACATTTGCGCTCTATTCATTGATATGCCGGTATGCAAAGGTGAGCCTGATCCCAAATCAGCAGCCAGAGGACAGGGGGCTGTCCAACTACAGGCTTGAAACACCATCCAACCAGTTGAGACGGGCTTCTAAGATTAAGGAGAAGCTTGAGAATACTAAAACTGCACAAGTTTTGCTTTTCCTTGTCACCATCATGGGAACTTCCATGGTGATTGGAGATGGGGTTCTTACTCCATCCATTTCAG TTCTTTCTGCGGTAGGTGGGATAAACTCGCTGGGCAAAA ATGCTGTTGTGGGGGTTTCGGTAGCAATCTTGATTGTTCTCTTCTCGGTTCAACGATTTGGGACCGACAAAGTAGGATTTTCGTTTGCCCCAATCATCTTCGTGTGGTTTTTGTTCATCGGTGGCATCGGTCTTTATAACTTGTTCAAATATGACCTGGGCGTATTACGCGCTTTCAATCCAGCATACATCATAACTTACCTCAAAAGAAATAGGAAACAAGGATGGATTTCCCTTGGTGGAGTTTTTCTGTGCATAACAG GGACCGAGGCCATGTTTGCTGATCTGGGTCACTTCAATGTTCGCGCAGTCCAA ATCAGTTTCTCTTCTATTACGTTTCCTGCATTAATAGCTGCATATAGTGGGCAAGCAGCATACCTCAGAAAATTCCCTGGGAGCGTATCTAATACTTTCTACGACTCCATACcag aCCCAATATATTGGCCAACATTCGTTGTGGCTGTAGCTGCTGCCATTATTGCCAGCCAAGCTATGATATCTGGGGCCTTTGCAATTCTCTCCCAGTCCCAAAGTCTGGGTTGTTTTCCAAGGCTTAAGATTGTCCATACCTCTGCTAAGTATGAAGGTCAGGTGTACATACCCGAGGCCAACTACACTCTCATGATTGCTTGCGTCATAGTCACACTCGCCTTCAAGACTACTGATAAGATCGGGAATGCATacg gaaTTGCTGTGGTTTCTGTAATGTTAATCACCACAAGCATGCTTACTCTAATAATGCTAGTTATCTGGAAGACAAGCATATGGTGGATTGCTCTCTTCTTTGTGGTGTTTGGTTCCATAGAGGGGGTATATCTATCAGCTGTGCTCTACAAGTTCACACAAGGTGGATTCCTTCCATTGGTCTTTGCTTTTGTCCTAATGACAATTATGGCGATTTGGCATTATGTACACGTAGAGAGATACACGTTTGAGCTCAGGAACAAGGTTTCTAGAGATTTCATTGAAAAATTGGCCACCAACCCAGATATAAACCGGGTGCCAGGGATTGGACTCCTATACTCTGAGCTTGTACAGGGAATTCCTCCAATATTTCCTCACTTCATCTCCAATATACCATCCATCCACTCTGTTCTAGTGTTTGTCTCCATTAAGCCCATTCCGATTAGCAAAGTTGCGCTGGAAGAGAGGTTTCTGTTCCGACAGGTTGAGCCAAGGGACTATCACATGTTCCGCTGCGTGGTGAGGTATGGCTACAATGATGTGGTCGAGGAACCCAAGGAATTTGAGCGCCAATTAGTGGAAGAGTTAAAACAATTCGTCCACCATCAACACTTCATGCTTGAGGTTGAGGGGGGGACGACTACTACTACTGATCACCAAATGGGTGAGCCGCAGAAAGATGGAAAACCAACAACTCTTCACGTAGTTGAGGAATTACTACAACAGCAGCCTAACCCATCTCGCATTTCAACGGGTTCTAATTCAATAGTACGGTCAGTCAATGTGGCCAAGTCGACAAATTCTTCTAACACAGTTAATATCTCTGTTCCGATCCAGGGAGTGGAAGAGGAGATTAAGTTCGTGCAGAAAGCGATGGAGAGTGGTGTGGTTTATCTCCTGGGAGAAGCAGAAGTGGTGGCAGAACAGAAATCATCCCTGTTCAAGAAGATAGTTGTCAACTATGCCTATAATTTCTTGAGAAAAAATTTTAGGCAAGGGGAGAAAGTACTGTCCATTCCGCATACTAGGCTTCTCAGAGTTGGAATGACATATGAGATATGA